ACTCTTGGTACCCCGGGAGCTACTCAATACTCAAGACAGATGGAGGTTCAGCATGCATCTTGGAGGACTCGTAGCACGTAACAAGCGCACCGTTCCTGATAAGGAAGCAATCATCTATCAGGACAAGCGGTACACGTGGGCCGAAGTGGACGACCGAGTCAACACGATTGCCAACGCTCTCATCAAAGGAGGCATCAAGCAGGGCGATAAAATAGCCATGTGGATGTTCAATTCGGACCTGTTCGTCATTGCCTTTTATGGCATCGTGAAGGCCGGCGCTGTTGCCGTGCCGGTCAACTTCCGTCTGGCTCCGCCTGAAGCCGAGTACATTTTCGATAACTGTGATGCAGTCGGTCTGATTTGCGATGACATTTTCGAGCCCGCGGTAAAGGAGATGAAGAGCCGGCTGGACAAGATAAAGCGGTTCTTTTCGGCAGGAGCCGGAAAATTCGATGGATTCGACTCCATAGAAGAAATAATGGCTTCCGGTGATTCATCAGACCCCGGTATAGAAGTGGACGAATACGCCGAGAGCGAAATCATCTACACTTCGGGAACTACCGGACGCCCCAAGGGTGCGGTCCTGTTACATCATAATCAGATAGTCTTGACCACCACGGTTTGTTCGCTCTATGCACTCAATCCGGACGATCGCATTTTGCATGTTGCCCCGCTGTTCCACTCTGCCGAACTCAACCTGTATCTCAATCCCGGTACTTATATGGGAGTCACCCACGTTATCATGAGGGACTTCATTCCGAACCAGATTTTAGCAACGATTCAAAAAGAGAAGATTACGCAATTCTTCGGTGCTCCGGTAATGTACCTGGCGCTAATGCAGGTTCCAAATTTTGACGAATACGATCTCTCCTCAGTACGCTTTTTCGGATACGGTGCTGCGCCAATGGCTGCGGAATCCGTAAAGCAGGCGATCAACAAATTTAAGACCACCAACTTTTTCTGTCTGTGCGGTTTAACCGAAGGAGGGCCCGGAGGGATCGCTCTTTATCCCAAAGACCAAATCCGCAAGGCTGGCGCAGGGGGGAAGTATATCGTCAACATGGAAACCAAGCTCGTTGACGAAAAAGGCAATAAGATTACCGAACCCGGTGTGGTGGGCGAACTGGTGATCAAAGGCGAAACCACCATGAGAGAATACTACAAGAATCCTCAGGCCACGGCTGAAACTATTCGGGACGGTTGGGTTCATTCGGGAGACCTGGGCATGATGGACGACGAAGGCTATATCACTCTGGTCGACCGTAAGAAAGACATGATAATTACCGGTGGGGAAAACGTGTATTCCAAAGAAGTGGAAGACGCTCTCTTCGAGCATCCGAAGATCAGCATGGCCGTCGTTATTGGAGTACCTCATGCGGTTTGGGGTGAGACCGTTATGGCTGTGGTAACACTGGCTCCCGACCAGGAGCTTACGCTCGCGGAATTGCGGGAATTTCTCAAGACACGTCTGGCGGATTACAAGATTCCACGGTTGATGGAGATTGTTCAGGCATTACCGGTCAATGTCTCAGGTAAGGTAATGAAATACCAGCTCAGGGAACAGTTCAAGGATAGAGCGTCCACCATGCAGAATTAGACCGGCGAGCGCTAAAAGTTTTTTGGAGGGGTCGGGGAAACACTTCTTACAAGAAGGGTTTCCCAGATTTTATCTCTTTGAATGCAAATCAGTATCAGTCGTTGCCGCTGGAGGAAAACATGCATTTCACACCGGAAACCGTGAAAGAGTTAGTGGAAAAGAAAATAGCCTTTGTGGAACGCATGGGGCTTAAAGTCATTGAATTAACGCCAGGATACGTGAAGCTCATAGCGCCGCTCCAGGGAAACGAAAATCACGTCGGCAGCATGTACGCCGGCGCACTTTTTACCCTTGCGGAAATACCTGGTGGTGCACTGATTTTGACCACTTTCGATCCCACAAAGTGTTTCCCCGTGATAAAAGAACTGACCATCAAATTTCTGCGTCCGGCAGTCTCCGATATAACCACAGAGATATCCCTTTCTCGTGAGGAAGTGGACCGTATTACGGGAGAAGTCTCCGAGAAAGGTAAGGCAGACTTTATTCTCCATGGAGAATTGAAGGATCAAACCGGGACTGTAGTTGCCGTGAGTCAGGGATTGTACCAGATACGTTTGACGGACAAAGCATGGGCTCACATCGACGGGTGATCGGTCGCCGTCGTCTCTGTCTGCCCGAACTGGTCGATTTGTTATGAAAAATGTGCCGGCACGGAGGCACGGCACCCACCGATTTTCGTGAAGCGCTTTTCGCAATCGGACAAAATTCTGACGTCTATCTCACGCTCCAATACAAGATCTTAGTGGGGATCGGCGTCCCTATCGGTCTATTCTGGCGATATCATTGATCATATTGAAGATGTGCCGGCACCGACGTCAATACTCCTATCCTCGAATCGAACGTTATTTCTGGCAATTCCCATAGAGAAGGATCACGTTCTTTCGGCAGTAATCCTGAGTAGTTCACGTTGTGGCTGATTTCTTACATTGGGACCGTGGGCCGAAATCACTCTTGGGGTGGGGTACTCTCGCTCGATAAGGACAATGATCA
The sequence above is a segment of the Desulfomonile tiedjei DSM 6799 genome. Coding sequences within it:
- a CDS encoding class I adenylate-forming enzyme family protein; the encoded protein is MHLGGLVARNKRTVPDKEAIIYQDKRYTWAEVDDRVNTIANALIKGGIKQGDKIAMWMFNSDLFVIAFYGIVKAGAVAVPVNFRLAPPEAEYIFDNCDAVGLICDDIFEPAVKEMKSRLDKIKRFFSAGAGKFDGFDSIEEIMASGDSSDPGIEVDEYAESEIIYTSGTTGRPKGAVLLHHNQIVLTTTVCSLYALNPDDRILHVAPLFHSAELNLYLNPGTYMGVTHVIMRDFIPNQILATIQKEKITQFFGAPVMYLALMQVPNFDEYDLSSVRFFGYGAAPMAAESVKQAINKFKTTNFFCLCGLTEGGPGGIALYPKDQIRKAGAGGKYIVNMETKLVDEKGNKITEPGVVGELVIKGETTMREYYKNPQATAETIRDGWVHSGDLGMMDDEGYITLVDRKKDMIITGGENVYSKEVEDALFEHPKISMAVVIGVPHAVWGETVMAVVTLAPDQELTLAELREFLKTRLADYKIPRLMEIVQALPVNVSGKVMKYQLREQFKDRASTMQN
- a CDS encoding PaaI family thioesterase, giving the protein MHFTPETVKELVEKKIAFVERMGLKVIELTPGYVKLIAPLQGNENHVGSMYAGALFTLAEIPGGALILTTFDPTKCFPVIKELTIKFLRPAVSDITTEISLSREEVDRITGEVSEKGKADFILHGELKDQTGTVVAVSQGLYQIRLTDKAWAHIDG